AGTGGCCGGCAGAGGCGTTGCAGGATTTTTCGCTTGATGCCTATACCTTTGCAGTCATACTGAGTCACGACCCCAAAATCGATGATCAGGCGCTGGAGCTATTGCTCCGTTCGGAAGTTGCCTATATCGGCGCTTTGGGCAGCAAACGCAACCACGAAAAACGCAAAAGCCGCTTGCTCGCCGCAGGTTTTACCGAAGAGCAGGTGAACCGCGTACATGGCCCTGTGGGATTGGATATTGGCGCAAAGCTTCCCAAAGAAATTGCATTAAGCATTCTGGCAGAGATCATTGCGGTAAAGAATGGGAAATAGTTTATATTTCTGGCACTAACCACAAATACTGCTATTATGCGCTATATAACCCTTTTACTGATATTCGTATGCCAGATTTCATTTGCCCAAAATGATACAGACTGGAAAAATCTCTTCAACGGAAAAAACCTCAAAGGCTGGGAAGTCTCCGGCGATATTGAGGCAACCGTAGAAAACGGCGAAATCGTAATGAAAGACCGATCCTCAAAAAAAGGAGGATGGTTGCTGACCGAAGCCAGCTATGACAATTTTGAAGCTGAAGCTGAGTTTTTTCTTCCTCCGCCCAACAACAGCGGTTTTTTTATCCGCTACAACAGCCCCCAGGGAGGGCACCCGGCTGTTTCCGGATACGAAATCAACCTCGACAATCAACCCAACCAAATGGCACCCACAGGCACGATTTACGGCATTGCCCGGGCGATTTGGAATACAAAAATCGACCCGGCAGGATGGAACAAACTCCGCGTAAAAGCCGAAGGCGATTATATCCAGGTATGGATCAACGATATGCAGGTAAGTCAAACCCATGAGCGCCGCAGTTTCAGCGGGAAAATTGGTTTACAGTGCCAGGGGGGGGAACGCGAACATGTCGTACGCTGGAAAAATATCCGCGTGCGCACCTTACCCGCGACTACTTATATGGGCCCACAGATCGAAGACTACCTTCGCCGTACGG
The Bacteroidia bacterium DNA segment above includes these coding regions:
- a CDS encoding DUF1080 domain-containing protein, whose protein sequence is MRYITLLLIFVCQISFAQNDTDWKNLFNGKNLKGWEVSGDIEATVENGEIVMKDRSSKKGGWLLTEASYDNFEAEAEFFLPPPNNSGFFIRYNSPQGGHPAVSGYEINLDNQPNQMAPTGTIYGIARAIWNTKIDPAGWNKLRVKAEGDYIQVWINDMQVSQTHERRSFSGKIGLQCQGGEREHVVRWKNIRVRTLPATTYMGPQIEDYLRRTVRSSPESMFDGHSLKGWKVVGDARWLVVDGAIIGDTGPTAQGWLATEKAYGNFYMKYKFKLDDGHNSGVFIRWDTTASEITLQNSLEINIYDPGGFMWGFPTGSIVTHSRSFPGITDSDDWNLMEIFAFGDHICLYVNGEKTTEFHVPAAFNRPGFIALQAGRQAASPDQGPSQVRFKDLMIKDMTGIPFLGY